One Sphingomonas sp. FARSPH DNA segment encodes these proteins:
- a CDS encoding class I SAM-dependent methyltransferase, translating to MTDHFDWTGRVGDVWAQEWQRTDRAFAGLAPRLDAAILAAAPAGPFTALDIGCGAGATAAALAGARLDARVTGVDLSAALLDVARTRHAALPNLAFRHGDAITTAGALAPLDLAVSRHGVMFFDDPVAAFARLRQAMAPGGAVVFSCFAPVADNPWACLLAPPAPPAPHYTPGPFAFGDPDRVAAILAAAGWAGVTPTRVAFAYRVGASDDPVADAIGFLTRIGPAARLLHDSAPADRAALLARLADRLAAQRNGSTIDFPAAAWLWTARATGELP from the coding sequence ATGACCGATCATTTCGACTGGACCGGCCGCGTCGGCGATGTCTGGGCGCAGGAATGGCAGCGCACCGACCGCGCCTTCGCCGGGCTTGCCCCACGTCTCGACGCCGCGATCCTCGCCGCCGCGCCCGCCGGTCCTTTCACCGCGCTCGACATCGGCTGCGGCGCGGGCGCGACCGCTGCCGCGCTCGCCGGCGCGCGCCTCGATGCGCGCGTCACCGGCGTCGACCTCTCCGCCGCGCTGCTCGACGTTGCGCGTACCCGCCACGCCGCTTTGCCCAATCTCGCTTTCCGCCACGGGGATGCGATCACGACGGCGGGCGCGCTCGCCCCCCTCGATCTTGCCGTCTCGCGCCACGGCGTCATGTTCTTCGACGATCCCGTCGCTGCCTTCGCGCGGCTTCGCCAAGCGATGGCGCCGGGCGGGGCGGTGGTGTTCAGCTGTTTCGCGCCCGTTGCCGACAATCCGTGGGCATGCCTGCTCGCCCCGCCCGCGCCCCCTGCGCCGCACTACACGCCGGGGCCGTTCGCATTCGGCGATCCGGATCGCGTCGCCGCGATCCTCGCGGCCGCAGGCTGGGCGGGGGTCACCCCGACGCGCGTCGCCTTCGCCTATCGCGTCGGGGCGAGCGACGACCCGGTCGCCGACGCCATCGGCTTCCTCACCCGGATCGGCCCCGCCGCCCGGCTGCTCCACGACAGCGCGCCGGCGGATCGCGCGGCGCTGCTTGCGCGCCTCGCCGATCGCTTGGCGGCGCAACGAAACGGGTCCACGATCGATTTTCCCGCAGCGGCCTGGCTCTGGACCGCGCGGGCCACGGGAGAGCTGCCATGA
- a CDS encoding LacI family DNA-binding transcriptional regulator, whose translation MTEAANRPIRTLKDVARLAGVNPGTVSRALAGSPLVNDQTRQRIIDIAAEHGFRPNLMARRLRTQRTGVIGIAVPLGHERRQHLSDPFFMALLGHLADGITERGYDVMLSRVVPDSDAWLDDIVLSGLLDGVLLIGQSDQVAVIEAVARHYRPLVVWGSTLPGQAHCAVGVDNFHGGRLAGERLIARGCRRLAFMGEVRSLELIERHRGLCAAAAAAGLPSPLQLDTHLASDIMADEIAANLDRAGTAIDGIAAASDVIAMATVAALEARGSRVPGDIAVTGFDDLPFASQARVGLTTVRQDLATGAAAMLDALFARIAGEDVPSLTMTPKLIVRDSA comes from the coding sequence ATGACCGAGGCGGCCAATCGTCCCATCCGTACCCTGAAGGACGTCGCGCGGCTGGCCGGGGTGAACCCCGGCACCGTGTCGCGTGCGCTGGCGGGCAGCCCGCTCGTCAACGACCAGACGCGGCAGCGGATCATCGACATCGCCGCCGAACACGGGTTCCGCCCGAACCTGATGGCGCGACGGTTGCGGACGCAGCGGACCGGTGTGATCGGTATCGCCGTGCCACTGGGGCACGAGCGTCGCCAGCATCTGTCCGATCCGTTCTTCATGGCACTGCTCGGCCATCTGGCGGACGGCATCACGGAGCGCGGCTATGACGTCATGCTGTCGCGCGTCGTGCCCGACAGCGACGCATGGCTGGACGATATCGTCCTGTCCGGCCTGCTCGACGGGGTGCTGCTGATCGGCCAGTCGGACCAGGTCGCGGTGATCGAGGCAGTGGCGCGGCATTATCGCCCGCTCGTCGTCTGGGGCAGCACGCTGCCCGGGCAGGCGCATTGCGCGGTCGGCGTCGACAATTTCCATGGCGGCCGACTGGCCGGAGAGCGGCTGATCGCGCGCGGGTGTCGGCGCCTGGCGTTCATGGGCGAAGTACGCTCGCTGGAGCTGATCGAGCGGCATCGCGGCCTGTGCGCGGCGGCGGCGGCGGCGGGGCTGCCCTCCCCGCTCCAGCTCGACACGCATCTCGCCTCCGACATCATGGCGGATGAGATCGCCGCCAATCTCGACCGTGCGGGCACGGCGATCGACGGCATCGCGGCGGCGTCGGACGTCATCGCCATGGCGACGGTGGCGGCGCTGGAGGCACGCGGATCGCGCGTGCCGGGCGATATCGCGGTGACGGGGTTCGACGATCTGCCTTTCGCCAGCCAGGCGCGTGTCGGCCTGACCACGGTGCGCCAGGATCTGGCGACGGGTGCGGCGGCGATGCTGGACGCGCTGTTCGCGCGTATCGCGGGCGAAGACGTGCCGTCGCTGACGATGACGCCAAAGCTGATCGTGCGCGACAGCGCCTGA
- the recA gene encoding recombinase RecA has protein sequence MAANLKVIDSGMASANADRQKALDAALAQIDRAFGKGSAMKLGQKEAMQVEAISTGSLGLDIALGVGGLPRGRVIEVYGPESSGKTTLALHVIAEAQKNGGTAAFVDAEHALDPVYAKKLGVNIDELIVSQPDTGEQALEITDTLVRSNAIDVLVVDSVAALVPRAEIEGEMGDSHVGLQARLMSQSLRKLTGSISRSRCMVIFINQLRMKIGVMYGNPETTTGGNALKFYASVRLDIRRTGAIKDRDEVTGNATRVKVVKNKVAPPFKQVEFDIMYGEGISKIGEILDLGVKAGLVEKSGAWFSYDSTRIGQGRENAKNFLRENPDMADRLERAIRQRTEKVAEEMMTGPDADDDL, from the coding sequence ATGGCCGCCAATCTGAAAGTGATCGACTCCGGCATGGCTAGTGCAAACGCAGACCGTCAGAAGGCGCTCGACGCCGCCCTCGCGCAGATCGACCGCGCCTTCGGCAAGGGCTCGGCGATGAAGCTGGGGCAAAAGGAAGCGATGCAGGTCGAGGCGATTTCTACGGGCTCGCTCGGGCTCGACATTGCGCTTGGCGTCGGCGGCCTGCCGCGCGGTCGCGTGATCGAGGTCTATGGCCCCGAATCGTCCGGCAAGACGACGCTGGCGCTCCACGTCATCGCGGAGGCGCAGAAGAACGGCGGCACCGCCGCCTTCGTCGATGCCGAACACGCGCTCGATCCCGTCTATGCCAAGAAGCTGGGCGTCAACATCGACGAACTGATCGTGTCGCAGCCCGATACGGGCGAACAGGCACTGGAGATCACCGATACGCTGGTGCGCTCGAACGCCATCGACGTGCTCGTCGTCGATTCGGTCGCCGCGCTCGTGCCGCGCGCGGAAATCGAGGGCGAGATGGGCGACAGCCACGTCGGCCTGCAGGCGCGTCTGATGTCGCAGTCGTTGCGCAAGCTCACCGGCTCGATCAGCCGCTCGCGCTGCATGGTGATCTTCATCAACCAGCTGCGCATGAAGATCGGCGTGATGTACGGCAATCCGGAAACGACGACGGGCGGCAACGCGCTCAAATTCTACGCCTCCGTCCGTCTCGACATCCGCCGCACCGGCGCGATCAAGGACCGTGACGAGGTCACTGGCAACGCGACCCGCGTCAAGGTGGTCAAGAACAAGGTCGCGCCGCCGTTCAAGCAGGTCGAATTCGACATCATGTATGGCGAAGGCATCTCGAAGATCGGCGAGATCCTCGATCTTGGCGTCAAGGCGGGCCTCGTCGAAAAGTCGGGCGCGTGGTTCAGCTACGATAGCACGCGCATCGGGCAGGGTCGGGAGAATGCGAAGAATTTCCTGCGCGAGAACCCCGACATGGCCGATCGCCTCGAACGCGCGATCCGTCAGCGGACCGAAAAGGTCGCGGAGGAAATGATGACCGGCCCGGATGCGGACGACGATCTTTGA
- a CDS encoding dicarboxylate/amino acid:cation symporter — translation MAKRLTLYILIGLLLGVVVGLVLNGWIDDGTPQAAARLKAVAGYFSIGTTIFLRLIKMIIAPLVFATLVSGIAQMGDTSALGRVGARAIGWFLAASLLSLGLGLILVNLLHPGVGINLPLPPVTADAGVATAAFSLDKFITHIVPASMIEAMATNEILQIVVFSVFVGVAITAVGDEAQPLVRGIDGLVAVMLRITDYVMRFAPIAVFCAVTATLAERGAGVIGQLAFFMGSFYLALVILWAVLLGIGFLFIGGRIRSLVRHIREPLLVAFTTASSEAAYPRMLEALDRFGVPPRIASFVLPLGYSFNLDGSMIYMTFASLFIAQAYGIAIPLGTQVAMLLFLMISSKGIAGVPRASLVVIAAVLPVFKIPESGLLLILAIDHFLDMGRTATNVVGNAVASAVIAKWEGGLDSAEPVAIADPAVPAPPRPAVDSFREIGG, via the coding sequence ATGGCCAAGCGGCTGACCTTGTACATTCTGATCGGGCTGTTGCTCGGGGTCGTCGTCGGCCTCGTCCTCAACGGCTGGATCGACGACGGGACGCCCCAGGCGGCGGCGCGGCTGAAGGCGGTCGCGGGCTATTTCTCGATCGGCACCACCATCTTTCTGCGGCTGATCAAGATGATCATCGCGCCGCTCGTCTTTGCGACCCTGGTGTCCGGCATCGCGCAGATGGGGGACACGTCGGCGCTGGGCCGCGTCGGCGCGCGGGCGATCGGATGGTTCCTGGCGGCGAGCCTGCTGTCGCTCGGTCTCGGCCTGATCCTCGTCAACCTGCTGCACCCCGGCGTCGGCATCAACCTGCCGCTGCCGCCGGTCACCGCGGATGCGGGCGTCGCGACCGCGGCCTTCAGCCTCGACAAGTTCATCACCCACATCGTCCCCGCCTCGATGATCGAGGCGATGGCGACGAACGAAATCCTGCAGATCGTCGTCTTCTCCGTCTTCGTGGGCGTCGCGATCACCGCGGTGGGCGACGAGGCGCAGCCGCTGGTCCGCGGCATCGACGGGCTGGTCGCGGTGATGTTGCGGATCACCGATTACGTGATGCGCTTTGCACCCATCGCCGTCTTCTGCGCCGTGACCGCGACGCTGGCTGAGCGCGGCGCGGGGGTGATCGGGCAGCTCGCCTTCTTCATGGGTAGCTTTTACCTGGCGCTCGTTATCCTGTGGGCGGTGCTGCTGGGCATCGGCTTCCTGTTCATCGGCGGGCGTATCCGTTCGCTCGTCCGCCATATCCGCGAGCCGTTGCTCGTCGCCTTCACCACCGCATCGTCCGAGGCCGCCTATCCGCGGATGCTCGAGGCGCTGGACCGGTTCGGCGTGCCGCCACGCATCGCGAGCTTCGTGCTGCCGCTGGGCTATTCGTTCAACCTCGACGGATCGATGATCTACATGACGTTCGCGTCGCTGTTCATCGCACAGGCCTACGGCATCGCTATTCCGCTGGGGACGCAGGTCGCGATGCTGCTGTTCCTGATGATCTCGTCCAAGGGGATCGCCGGCGTGCCGCGCGCCAGCCTGGTGGTGATCGCCGCGGTGCTGCCGGTGTTCAAGATCCCCGAATCGGGCCTGCTGCTGATCCTGGCGATCGACCATTTCCTCGACATGGGGCGCACCGCGACCAACGTCGTCGGCAATGCGGTGGCGAGCGCGGTGATCGCGAAATGGGAGGGAGGGCTGGACTCGGCCGAGCCCGTCGCGATCGCGGACCCCGCCGTGCCAGCCCCGCCGCGCCCGGCGGTGGACAGCTTCCGCGAGATCGGCGGATAA
- a CDS encoding DUF952 domain-containing protein produces the protein MSERPQVAYKVLTADQMAALERDGQFAGAPIDVADGYIHLSTAAQLTETVDKHFAGQSDLYVAAVDLTAQDDPVKWEESRGGQLFPHLYGVLALNTVVAYGPLERDDDGQVRLPVSG, from the coding sequence ATGAGCGAGCGTCCACAGGTCGCGTACAAGGTGCTGACCGCCGACCAGATGGCGGCGCTGGAGCGTGACGGGCAGTTCGCGGGCGCGCCGATCGACGTGGCGGATGGGTACATTCACCTTTCGACCGCCGCGCAGCTGACCGAGACGGTCGACAAGCATTTTGCCGGGCAGAGCGACCTGTATGTCGCGGCGGTCGACCTGACCGCGCAGGACGATCCGGTGAAATGGGAGGAGTCCCGCGGCGGCCAGTTGTTCCCGCACCTCTACGGCGTGCTCGCCCTGAACACTGTGGTTGCGTACGGCCCATTGGAGCGGGACGACGACGGGCAGGTTCGGCTGCCGGTAAGCGGTTGA
- a CDS encoding M24 family metallopeptidase, whose product MTFAPTRRSLLAAAAAVPLASAAILRAAEPDLSDLRDITADAAPIGPAERAGRLARAQALMREHGIGAIVIEPGSSLVYFTGVRWGRSERLTAGIIPVEGEPCIVTPFFEEPSVRESLAVPADVRVWQEDEDPLRIVAGYLRDRRLDQRPVGIEETVRFFASDGLARALGHASLVSANPIVRGCRMLKTPAEIALMQRATDVTIAAYRWLHPRVEPGMTGAAIGALMNAATRKLGGSPEFALALIGPAAALPHGSREEHRVTPGEILLMDCGCTVQGYQSDVSRTWVPRGGASKAQRDVWALVARGQQTALAAARIGAPAGSVDDAVRALYERAGYGPGYRLPGLSHRTGHGIGMDGHEPVNLVHGETTPLAAGMCFSNEPGLYLPGKFGVRLEDCFHMTAQGPQCFSTPPRSIDEPV is encoded by the coding sequence ATGACCTTCGCGCCCACCCGCCGCTCGCTCCTCGCCGCCGCCGCGGCAGTTCCGCTCGCCTCCGCGGCGATCCTGCGTGCCGCCGAACCCGATCTGTCGGACCTGCGCGACATCACGGCGGATGCGGCACCGATCGGGCCGGCCGAACGGGCAGGGCGCCTCGCCCGGGCGCAGGCGCTGATGCGCGAACACGGCATCGGCGCGATCGTCATCGAGCCGGGCTCCAGCCTCGTCTATTTCACCGGCGTGCGTTGGGGCCGCAGCGAACGGCTGACCGCAGGCATCATCCCCGTCGAGGGCGAACCGTGCATCGTCACGCCCTTCTTCGAGGAACCCTCGGTCCGCGAATCGCTCGCGGTGCCGGCGGACGTGCGCGTCTGGCAGGAGGACGAGGACCCGCTGCGCATTGTAGCCGGCTACCTCCGCGACCGGCGCCTCGACCAGCGGCCCGTCGGGATCGAGGAAACGGTGCGCTTCTTCGCCTCGGACGGCCTCGCCCGCGCGCTCGGCCATGCCTCGCTGGTGTCGGCCAACCCGATCGTACGCGGCTGCCGGATGCTGAAGACACCCGCGGAGATCGCGCTGATGCAGCGGGCCACCGACGTGACGATCGCCGCCTATCGCTGGCTGCATCCCCGCGTCGAGCCCGGCATGACCGGTGCGGCGATCGGTGCGCTGATGAACGCTGCGACGCGCAAGCTGGGCGGCAGCCCCGAATTCGCGCTCGCGCTGATCGGCCCCGCCGCCGCTCTGCCGCATGGCAGCCGCGAGGAGCATCGCGTGACGCCGGGCGAGATCCTGCTGATGGATTGCGGCTGCACCGTGCAGGGGTATCAGTCTGACGTCTCGCGCACCTGGGTGCCGCGCGGCGGCGCGAGCAAGGCGCAGCGCGACGTCTGGGCGCTCGTCGCGCGCGGCCAGCAGACCGCGCTCGCCGCCGCCCGGATCGGCGCGCCCGCGGGCAGCGTCGACGACGCGGTTCGCGCGCTCTACGAACGCGCCGGCTACGGCCCCGGCTATCGCCTGCCCGGCCTGTCGCACCGCACCGGCCACGGCATCGGCATGGACGGCCACGAACCCGTCAACCTCGTCCACGGCGAAACGACCCCGCTCGCCGCCGGCATGTGCTTCTCCAACGAACCCGGCCTTTACTTGCCGGGCAAGTTCGGCGTCCGGCTGGAGGATTGCTTCCACATGACCGCGCAGGGGCCACAGTGTTTCTCGACGCCGCCCCGCTCGATCGACGAGCCGGTGTGA
- the alaS gene encoding alanine--tRNA ligase → MTSTNDIRRGFLDFFGRAGHQIVPSAPLVPQNDPTLMFVNAGMVPFKNVFTGLESRPYRTATSSQKCVRAGGKHNDLDNVGYTARHHTFFEMLGNFSFGDYFKEQAILNAWTLLTHDWGIPADKLTATVYHTDDEAFDLWKKIAGLPDHRIIRIPTKDNFWAMGDSGPCGPCSEIFYDHGEHIYGGPPGSPEEDGDRFVEIWNLVFMQYEQETNEIVGELPKKSIDTGMGLERVAAVLQGVHDNYDTDTFKALIAASESLTATHAQGAQMASHRVIADHLRSAGFLVADGVLPANEGRGYVLRRIMRRAMRHAHLLGAKEPLMHRLVPALVAEMGAAYPELVRAQPLIEATLRQEETQFRKTLDKGLKLLDEATAGMGEGATLAGETAFKLYDTYGFPYDLTEDALRTQGLNVDRAGFDAAMAEQKRAARAAWKGSGAKASDDLWFDIAEESGSTEFTGYSADTGEGAVLALVKDGARVDQASAGDTVAIIVNQTPFYAESGGQVGDTGTISTDAGLHAVVTDTSKQLGRLFVHHAQVQAGTIRVGDAVKLQIDTTRRAQIRANHSATHLLHEALRQRLGGHVAQKGSLVAPERLRFDVSHPVAMTADELADAEARVNAQIRGNGAVTTRLMTPDEAIAEGAMALFGEKYGDEVRVVSMGTDDGGKTYSLELCGGTHVDALGDIGLFKVVGEGAVSSGVRRVEALTGEAARAYLNGRDEKLREAAATLKTTPDDVPARVAALVEERRRLERELAEAKKALAMGGGGGHAVGPEQIGDVAFIGQVLDGFEAKGLRGAVDDAKQRLGGSGVAAMVAVNDGRASVAVGVTEDLTGRHNAVELLRAAVAVLGGQGGGGRPDMAQGGGPDGSKAAEALDAIRAVLAD, encoded by the coding sequence ATGACCTCGACCAACGACATCCGCCGCGGCTTCCTCGACTTTTTCGGCAGGGCGGGGCACCAGATCGTGCCATCCGCGCCGCTGGTGCCACAGAACGACCCGACGCTGATGTTCGTCAACGCCGGTATGGTGCCGTTCAAGAACGTCTTCACCGGGCTCGAAAGCCGGCCGTATCGCACCGCGACCTCGTCGCAGAAGTGCGTGCGCGCGGGCGGCAAGCACAACGACCTCGACAATGTCGGCTATACCGCACGCCACCATACCTTTTTCGAGATGCTCGGTAATTTCTCGTTCGGCGACTATTTCAAGGAACAGGCGATCCTCAATGCCTGGACGCTGCTGACGCACGACTGGGGCATTCCGGCCGACAAGCTGACCGCCACCGTCTACCACACCGACGACGAAGCGTTCGACCTGTGGAAGAAGATCGCGGGCCTTCCCGATCACCGCATCATCCGCATCCCGACCAAGGACAATTTCTGGGCGATGGGCGACAGCGGCCCGTGCGGACCCTGTTCGGAAATCTTCTACGATCACGGCGAACATATCTACGGGGGCCCGCCGGGAAGCCCGGAAGAAGACGGCGACCGTTTCGTCGAGATATGGAACCTCGTGTTCATGCAATATGAGCAGGAGACGAACGAGATCGTCGGCGAATTGCCCAAGAAGTCGATCGACACCGGCATGGGGCTGGAGCGCGTCGCGGCGGTGCTGCAGGGCGTGCATGACAATTACGACACGGATACGTTCAAGGCGCTGATCGCCGCGTCGGAATCGCTCACTGCGACGCACGCGCAGGGCGCGCAGATGGCGTCGCACCGCGTCATCGCCGATCACCTGCGCTCGGCGGGCTTCCTCGTCGCGGACGGCGTGCTGCCCGCCAACGAGGGCCGCGGCTACGTGCTGCGCCGGATCATGCGCCGCGCGATGCGGCATGCGCACCTGCTCGGCGCGAAGGAGCCGTTGATGCACCGGCTGGTGCCCGCGCTCGTCGCGGAAATGGGCGCCGCCTATCCCGAACTGGTCCGGGCGCAGCCGCTGATCGAGGCGACGCTGCGCCAGGAAGAGACGCAGTTCCGCAAGACGCTCGACAAGGGGCTGAAGCTGCTCGACGAGGCGACCGCGGGCATGGGTGAGGGCGCGACGCTGGCCGGCGAAACCGCGTTCAAGCTCTACGATACGTACGGCTTCCCCTACGACCTAACCGAGGACGCGCTGCGCACGCAGGGCCTCAACGTCGATCGCGCCGGCTTCGATGCGGCGATGGCGGAGCAGAAGCGCGCCGCGCGCGCCGCGTGGAAGGGGTCGGGCGCGAAGGCATCCGACGATCTGTGGTTCGACATCGCCGAGGAAAGCGGCTCGACCGAATTCACCGGCTATAGCGCCGACACGGGCGAGGGCGCGGTGCTCGCGCTGGTCAAGGACGGCGCCCGCGTCGACCAAGCGAGCGCGGGCGACACCGTCGCGATCATCGTAAACCAGACGCCCTTCTATGCCGAGAGCGGCGGCCAGGTCGGCGACACCGGCACGATCAGCACCGACGCCGGTCTGCATGCGGTCGTCACGGACACGTCGAAACAGCTCGGCCGCCTGTTCGTCCACCATGCCCAAGTGCAGGCGGGCACGATCAGGGTCGGCGACGCGGTGAAGCTGCAGATCGATACAACGCGCCGCGCGCAGATCCGCGCCAACCACTCCGCGACGCACCTGCTGCACGAGGCGCTGCGCCAGCGGCTCGGCGGCCATGTTGCGCAGAAGGGCTCGCTCGTTGCGCCGGAACGGTTGCGCTTCGACGTCTCGCATCCCGTTGCGATGACCGCGGACGAGCTCGCCGATGCGGAGGCGCGCGTCAACGCGCAGATCCGCGGCAACGGCGCGGTCACGACGCGGCTGATGACCCCGGACGAAGCGATCGCGGAAGGCGCGATGGCGCTGTTCGGCGAGAAATATGGCGACGAAGTACGCGTCGTGTCGATGGGCACGGATGACGGCGGCAAGACCTATTCGCTCGAATTGTGCGGCGGCACGCACGTCGACGCGCTCGGCGATATCGGCCTGTTCAAGGTGGTGGGCGAGGGCGCAGTGTCGTCCGGCGTCCGCCGCGTCGAGGCGCTGACCGGCGAGGCGGCGCGAGCCTATCTCAACGGCCGCGACGAGAAATTGCGCGAAGCGGCGGCAACGCTGAAGACGACGCCCGACGACGTGCCCGCACGCGTCGCAGCGCTGGTCGAGGAGCGTCGCCGGCTGGAGCGCGAACTGGCCGAGGCGAAGAAAGCGCTGGCGATGGGCGGTGGTGGTGGCCATGCGGTCGGGCCGGAGCAAATCGGCGACGTCGCGTTCATCGGGCAGGTCCTCGATGGGTTCGAGGCAAAGGGCCTGCGCGGCGCGGTCGACGATGCCAAGCAGCGGCTGGGCGGGTCGGGCGTCGCGGCGATGGTCGCGGTCAACGATGGCCGTGCATCGGTCGCGGTCGGCGTCACCGAAGACCTCACTGGCCGCCACAACGCGGTCGAGCTGCTGCGCGCCGCGGTGGCGGTGCTCGGCGGTCAGGGCGGCGGCGGCCGGCCCGACATGGCGCAGGGTGGTGGTCCTGACGGGAGCAAGGCGGCAGAAGCGCTCGACGCCATCCGGGCCGTACTGGCGGACTGA
- a CDS encoding glutathione S-transferase family protein, producing the protein MIVVHHLENSRSQRVLWLLEELGLPYRVKRYERNRQTMLAPPELKRIHPLGKSPVIEDLDADGGRVIAETGAIVEYLVERADGRLGPPAHRDSALRWRFWLHYAEGSMMPPLFAKLVLSRVPLLGKPAMKRIQPMIDVHLDYVEGELAQRPWFAGDVFTAADVMMSFPIEAARSRAGLDTARPATIAWLDKIHARPAYQAALERGGPYAYA; encoded by the coding sequence ATGATCGTCGTCCACCATCTGGAAAATTCGCGCTCGCAGCGCGTGCTGTGGCTGCTCGAGGAACTGGGGCTGCCCTATCGGGTCAAGCGCTACGAGCGGAACCGGCAGACGATGCTCGCCCCGCCCGAGCTCAAGCGCATCCATCCGCTCGGCAAGTCGCCGGTGATCGAGGATCTCGATGCCGACGGCGGCCGCGTGATCGCGGAAACGGGGGCGATCGTCGAATATCTGGTCGAACGGGCCGACGGTCGGCTCGGCCCGCCCGCGCATCGCGATTCGGCGCTGCGCTGGCGCTTCTGGCTGCATTATGCCGAAGGCTCGATGATGCCACCGCTGTTCGCCAAGCTGGTGCTCAGCCGCGTTCCCCTATTGGGCAAGCCGGCGATGAAGCGCATCCAGCCGATGATCGACGTCCATCTCGATTACGTCGAGGGGGAGCTGGCGCAGCGGCCGTGGTTTGCCGGCGACGTCTTCACCGCGGCGGACGTGATGATGAGCTTTCCGATCGAGGCGGCGCGTAGCCGTGCCGGCCTCGACACCGCGCGTCCCGCGACGATCGCCTGGCTCGACAAGATCCACGCCCGCCCGGCCTATCAGGCCGCGCTGGAGAGGGGCGGGCCCTACGCCTACGCCTGA